The following proteins are encoded in a genomic region of Reichenbachiella sp.:
- a CDS encoding hydroxymethylpyrimidine/phosphomethylpyrimidine kinase: protein MPDNPSIVLSIAGFDPCGGAGILADIQTLQQCKVQGMAVQTALTAQNEDEVTKVHWHSWEDIRIQLDTLFAKYSFDVAKIGIIENLENLCSIIAHLRAHNPTISIIWDPILRSSSGFDFLRGLNPNELAEVLKQVSLITPNLPEYELLKSALGDQAFSTNILLKGGHAEGDDTSDKLIDQEGNETIIAGQRVKGKTKHGTGCVLSSAIAAGLAKGMKLKTACTFAKRYVEGYLKSGVNQLGAHYNIEI, encoded by the coding sequence ATGCCTGACAATCCATCCATCGTATTGAGCATAGCCGGGTTCGACCCATGCGGTGGTGCCGGCATTCTTGCCGACATTCAAACCTTACAACAATGCAAGGTGCAAGGGATGGCTGTGCAAACTGCACTAACCGCTCAAAATGAAGACGAAGTAACAAAAGTACATTGGCATAGCTGGGAGGATATTCGGATTCAATTGGACACACTTTTTGCTAAGTACAGCTTTGATGTGGCCAAGATTGGTATCATTGAAAACCTGGAGAATTTGTGTTCTATTATAGCACACCTTCGGGCTCATAACCCGACGATCTCAATCATTTGGGATCCAATTTTAAGATCCTCATCTGGGTTTGATTTTTTAAGAGGATTAAATCCTAATGAATTAGCTGAGGTGCTCAAACAAGTGTCATTGATTACCCCTAACCTACCTGAGTACGAATTATTAAAGTCTGCTTTGGGTGACCAAGCCTTCAGTACCAATATACTGCTCAAAGGTGGGCATGCCGAGGGAGACGATACGTCAGACAAATTGATAGACCAAGAGGGAAATGAAACCATCATTGCAGGTCAGCGCGTGAAAGGTAAAACCAAACACGGCACAGGCTGCGTCTTATCTTCAGCCATTGCTGCAGGCCTAGCGAAGGGGATGAAATTAAAAACTGCTTGTACCTTTGCAAAAAGGTACGTTGAAGGCTACTTAAAAAGTGGCGTCAACCAATTAGGAGCACATTATAATATTGAGATATGA
- the pnuC gene encoding nicotinamide riboside transporter PnuC produces the protein MNQFFNDIINYALSIDLYELAGLVFGLLAVWYLIKESVLTWPAGILYVLVSFVVFWEIRLYGDLLLHVTFLILNIYGWYFWIHGKKKDEKELPITNYSSKQNFSLLLLSTIGIIFFGYFLANIHFIWSHMEPAALPYWDATTSILSVTGIWLMTKKKIENWYYWFAVDVLACGIYFYKGIYFYSFLYGVYIVMAVSGYLAWKKSPNLHLR, from the coding sequence ATGAATCAATTTTTCAACGATATAATAAACTATGCACTGAGCATAGACCTTTATGAGTTAGCAGGATTAGTATTCGGTCTTCTTGCCGTTTGGTATCTAATCAAAGAGAGCGTATTGACCTGGCCGGCCGGCATACTCTATGTTCTGGTATCGTTTGTGGTTTTCTGGGAAATTCGACTCTATGGGGACCTATTGTTACATGTAACCTTTCTTATACTTAACATCTATGGCTGGTATTTTTGGATTCATGGAAAAAAGAAGGACGAAAAGGAACTTCCTATTACAAACTATAGTTCGAAGCAGAATTTCAGTCTTCTTTTACTATCTACTATTGGAATTATTTTTTTCGGCTATTTCCTGGCTAACATTCATTTCATCTGGAGCCATATGGAACCAGCAGCATTGCCCTACTGGGACGCAACCACCTCTATTCTTAGTGTTACGGGTATATGGCTCATGACAAAAAAGAAAATTGAGAATTGGTATTATTGGTTTGCTGTAGATGTTCTGGCCTGTGGTATATACTTTTACAAAGGCATTTACTTTTATTCATTTTTATACGGCGTGTACATTGTCATGGCAGTGTCGGGCTACCTAGCATGGAAAAAATCACCAAACCTACATTTAAGGTAA
- a CDS encoding TonB-dependent receptor: MKNILLSAAMLWSFTVSAQSNAVQDSIKTVDLKEIVVSSTRATSKTPMTFNEIKKEEIEENNTGKDLPYLLENTPSAVTTSDAGAGVGYTGIRIRGSDAARVNVTLNGIPYNDPESQGVFWVNLPDFASSVSSIQVQRGLGTSTNGAGAFGASVNIETNGLNKDPYVTLDNAYGSFNTRKHTAMIGTGLIANKFAFDGRLSQITSDGYVDRATSDLKSYFFSGGYYGKKSLVKFNIFSGHETTYQAWYGVPESRINDDVDGMNAYADRNGLSDADRANLLNSGRTYNQYTYDNEVDDYEQTHYQLISAFDLAESLTLNVALFLIHGEGYFEQYKADRDLADYGLNDITIGSEIITSTDLIQRRWLNNNFYGTTFSLDYQPSNSFKFTLGGAWNEYDGDHYGQVIWAEYASNGAIRHPYYFNNSLKRDFNIFGKAIYDLSDQLSLFGDLQYRTVDYTMEGDDNDGQTIDQSHNYNFFNPKFGVKFQLNDQSSAYASVAMGSKEPVRSDFTDNVAGTIPEAEKLTDIEVGYSRTTSNYSFQANFYWMDYTDQLVLTGELNDVGSSLRANVDKSYRAGIEMQVGYQLTEELKINANATFSKNKIESYDETIYNYGLGWDEYNADVISYGETDIAFSPNVVAGGNIDYSPVKGLNLRWVHKYVGEQFLDNTSSDTRKLDAYYISDAIGTYTFTGNSFKAISLKFAVYNIFNKMYSANGYTWGYRGGGEEIRENFYYPQAGTNFMIGLNIKL, encoded by the coding sequence ATGAAAAATATATTATTATCCGCAGCGATGCTATGGAGCTTCACTGTATCTGCACAATCCAATGCTGTCCAAGATTCTATCAAGACCGTTGATTTGAAAGAAATTGTGGTGTCATCTACCAGGGCGACGAGTAAAACACCAATGACTTTCAACGAAATCAAAAAGGAAGAAATTGAAGAAAACAACACGGGAAAAGACCTTCCCTATCTTTTAGAAAACACACCTTCGGCAGTTACTACGTCAGATGCAGGAGCTGGTGTAGGTTATACAGGAATCAGAATTCGTGGTAGCGATGCAGCCAGAGTAAATGTAACGCTCAATGGCATCCCCTATAATGATCCAGAATCTCAAGGCGTATTTTGGGTGAACCTTCCAGACTTTGCTTCTTCGGTGTCTTCCATCCAAGTGCAGCGAGGATTAGGTACCTCTACCAACGGTGCTGGGGCATTTGGTGCATCTGTCAACATCGAAACCAATGGGTTGAATAAAGACCCATATGTTACTTTAGACAATGCTTATGGCTCTTTCAATACTCGGAAACATACAGCAATGATTGGGACAGGACTGATTGCCAACAAGTTTGCTTTTGACGGGCGTTTGTCGCAAATCACCTCTGACGGTTATGTCGACAGAGCCACCTCTGATTTGAAATCCTACTTCTTTTCAGGAGGATATTATGGCAAGAAATCCTTAGTCAAATTCAACATTTTCTCTGGTCATGAAACAACCTATCAAGCATGGTACGGCGTACCCGAATCTAGAATAAATGATGATGTAGATGGAATGAATGCATATGCCGATCGTAACGGACTGAGTGATGCAGATCGAGCCAACTTGCTCAACTCTGGTAGAACCTACAATCAATACACCTATGACAATGAGGTAGATGACTATGAACAAACACATTATCAATTGATATCTGCTTTTGACTTAGCTGAATCGTTGACATTGAATGTGGCACTTTTTTTAATTCATGGAGAAGGTTATTTTGAGCAATACAAAGCAGATAGGGATTTGGCTGACTATGGATTAAATGACATTACCATTGGCTCTGAAATCATAACGAGTACTGACTTGATCCAACGTCGTTGGTTGAACAACAACTTTTATGGGACTACATTCTCACTTGATTATCAGCCAAGCAATAGTTTCAAATTCACATTGGGTGGTGCCTGGAACGAATACGATGGTGATCACTACGGACAGGTAATATGGGCTGAGTATGCTAGCAATGGCGCTATACGTCACCCCTATTATTTCAACAACAGTCTGAAAAGAGATTTCAATATTTTTGGAAAGGCGATTTACGACCTATCAGATCAGTTGTCTCTTTTCGGTGATCTACAATATCGAACTGTCGATTACACCATGGAAGGTGATGACAATGATGGTCAGACCATTGACCAGTCTCATAATTACAATTTCTTCAATCCTAAATTTGGAGTCAAATTCCAACTCAACGACCAGTCAAGTGCCTACGCTTCTGTGGCTATGGGTAGCAAAGAGCCAGTGAGATCAGACTTCACTGACAATGTAGCTGGTACCATTCCAGAAGCAGAAAAATTAACCGATATAGAGGTTGGATATAGCCGAACTACCAGCAACTACTCATTCCAAGCCAACTTCTATTGGATGGATTACACGGATCAATTGGTTTTAACTGGTGAGTTGAATGATGTAGGGTCATCTCTTCGAGCCAATGTAGACAAAAGCTATAGAGCTGGAATCGAAATGCAGGTCGGTTATCAACTGACTGAAGAATTGAAAATTAACGCTAATGCCACTTTCAGTAAAAACAAGATTGAAAGCTATGATGAGACGATATACAATTATGGCTTAGGTTGGGACGAATACAATGCAGATGTAATCTCTTATGGAGAAACAGACATCGCCTTTTCTCCAAATGTTGTAGCGGGTGGAAATATTGACTACTCGCCGGTAAAAGGCTTGAATTTGAGATGGGTACACAAGTATGTAGGTGAGCAATTCTTAGACAACACCTCAAGCGACACACGTAAGTTGGATGCCTATTACATCAGTGATGCCATAGGTACCTATACTTTCACTGGAAATAGTTTTAAAGCGATCAGTCTAAAATTCGCGGTTTACAACATCTTCAATAAAATGTATTCTGCCAATGGATATACTTGGGGTTACCGAGGCGGTGGTGAAGAAATCAGAGAAAATTTTTACTACCCACAAGCTGGTACCAATTTCATGATCGGGTTGAATATCAAACTATGA
- the thiC gene encoding phosphomethylpyrimidine synthase ThiC, with amino-acid sequence MAKSDQIPSEEKITRDPFPASKKVYVKGEIHNIEVAMREIRLNDTVLKFNPSAPKECNPPVTVYDTSGPYTDPNVDIDVRKGLPKLREQWIIDRNDVEEMEGISSEYGIERLNDNSLDDLRFEYLANPKKAKKGENVTQLHYAKKGIVTAEMEYIAIRENQKIEEWGHLNNQHAGDSFGANTPKGKITPEFVRDEIAAGRAIIPNNINHPESEPMIIGRNFLVKINANIGNSAVTSSIEEEVEKAVWACHWGADTIMDLSTGKNIHETREWILRNSPVPIGTVPIYQALEKVNGKAEDLTWEIFRDTLIEQAEQGVDYFTIHAGVLLRYIPMTAKRVTGIVSRGGSIMAKWCLAHHKESFLYTHFEEICEIMKAYDVAFSLGDGLRPGSLADANDEAQFAELETLGELTKIAWKHDVQVMIEGPGHVPMHMIKENMEKQLEECHEAPFYTLGPLTTDIAPGYDHITSGIGAAMIGWYGCAMLCYVTPKEHLGLPNKKDVKDGVITYKIAAHAADLAKGHPGAQYRDNALSKARFEFRWEDQFNLSLDPDTAKEFHDETLPAEGAKVAHFCSMCGPNFCSMKITQDVREYAAEKEVAESDALSKGMEEKAKEFAEKGSELYLEQ; translated from the coding sequence ATGGCTAAATCAGACCAAATACCTTCAGAAGAAAAAATCACTAGAGACCCGTTTCCGGCCTCGAAAAAAGTATATGTAAAAGGTGAAATTCACAACATCGAAGTAGCGATGCGTGAGATTAGATTGAATGATACGGTTTTAAAATTCAATCCTTCAGCGCCTAAGGAATGTAACCCTCCAGTAACCGTTTACGACACAAGCGGTCCATATACGGATCCTAACGTTGATATTGATGTACGAAAAGGGCTTCCAAAGTTACGAGAGCAATGGATCATAGATAGAAACGATGTTGAAGAAATGGAAGGCATATCTTCTGAATACGGCATCGAACGCTTGAACGATAATTCACTCGATGATTTGAGATTTGAATATTTGGCTAATCCTAAAAAAGCCAAAAAAGGAGAAAACGTCACACAGCTCCATTACGCCAAGAAAGGTATTGTAACAGCTGAGATGGAGTATATCGCCATCCGCGAAAATCAAAAGATTGAGGAATGGGGACATCTCAACAACCAGCATGCAGGAGACAGCTTTGGTGCCAACACGCCTAAAGGTAAAATCACCCCTGAGTTCGTAAGAGATGAAATAGCGGCTGGTAGAGCCATCATACCGAACAATATCAACCACCCGGAATCCGAGCCAATGATCATCGGGCGAAACTTCTTGGTAAAGATCAATGCCAATATTGGCAACTCTGCGGTAACCTCATCGATCGAAGAAGAAGTGGAAAAAGCGGTATGGGCATGTCACTGGGGTGCAGATACCATTATGGACTTGTCTACAGGTAAAAACATCCATGAGACTCGCGAGTGGATCCTTAGAAACTCTCCTGTGCCAATAGGTACCGTACCAATTTATCAGGCACTCGAAAAAGTAAATGGTAAAGCTGAGGATCTGACCTGGGAGATTTTCAGAGATACACTCATCGAGCAAGCCGAACAAGGCGTGGATTACTTCACGATTCATGCGGGTGTTCTTTTGAGATATATCCCAATGACCGCTAAGCGTGTAACCGGTATCGTTTCTCGTGGTGGTTCGATCATGGCCAAGTGGTGTCTCGCACATCATAAGGAAAGTTTCTTGTACACGCACTTTGAAGAAATCTGCGAGATCATGAAAGCTTACGACGTGGCCTTCTCTTTAGGCGATGGTTTAAGACCAGGCTCTTTGGCTGACGCCAATGACGAAGCACAATTCGCTGAACTAGAAACACTTGGTGAATTAACTAAGATCGCTTGGAAGCACGACGTCCAAGTAATGATCGAAGGCCCAGGTCACGTACCGATGCACATGATCAAAGAAAATATGGAAAAGCAATTGGAAGAATGTCACGAAGCTCCTTTCTACACCCTCGGGCCATTGACGACAGACATTGCACCAGGATACGACCACATCACTTCAGGAATTGGTGCAGCCATGATTGGCTGGTATGGTTGCGCCATGCTATGCTATGTGACACCTAAAGAGCATTTAGGTCTACCTAACAAGAAAGATGTGAAGGATGGTGTGATCACATACAAAATTGCAGCACATGCCGCAGACTTAGCTAAAGGACATCCTGGCGCTCAGTACAGAGACAATGCCTTGTCAAAAGCTCGTTTCGAATTCAGATGGGAAGATCAGTTCAACCTATCGCTTGATCCGGATACAGCCAAGGAATTTCATGACGAAACCCTACCCGCTGAAGGTGCCAAAGTAGCCCATTTTTGTTCGATGTGTGGACCGAACTTCTGCTCCATGAAAATCACGCAAGACGTGAGAGAGTATGCTGCTGAGAAAGAAGTAGCTGAATCAGACGCACTATCAAAAGGCATGGAAGAAAAAGCCAAAGAATTTGCTGAAAAAGGTAGCGAGTTGTACTTAGAGCAGTAA
- a CDS encoding ATP-binding protein, whose protein sequence is MEKITKPTFKVIITGPECTGKSTLSRQLSEYFEQPWLPEYARTYLTELNRPYKDGDLLEIAKGQIKKEDQLLSNGNSTVFLDTSMEVLKVWSEWKYNTCDPYILDNFKTRKADLYLLLSPDMAWEHDPLRENPHDRNVIFDIYKNEIEGLKKPYEVISGLGLLRTRRAIKAINNHLHK, encoded by the coding sequence ATGGAAAAAATCACCAAACCTACATTTAAGGTAATCATTACTGGTCCGGAGTGCACTGGAAAATCCACGCTCTCCAGACAGCTAAGTGAATACTTCGAACAACCTTGGTTACCCGAATATGCCAGGACATACCTCACTGAACTGAACCGTCCTTACAAAGACGGTGATTTATTAGAAATCGCCAAAGGGCAAATCAAAAAAGAAGATCAACTCCTATCTAATGGAAACTCGACAGTTTTCTTAGACACCAGTATGGAAGTATTAAAAGTATGGTCAGAGTGGAAATACAATACCTGCGATCCGTACATATTGGACAACTTCAAAACCAGAAAGGCAGATTTGTATTTATTGCTTTCTCCTGATATGGCTTGGGAACACGATCCATTGAGAGAAAATCCTCATGACAGGAACGTGATTTTTGACATTTATAAAAATGAAATAGAAGGGCTCAAAAAGCCCTATGAAGTCATCTCAGGATTAGGATTGCTACGGACACGTCGAGCGATTAAAGCCATCAACAACCATCTCCACAAGTAA
- a CDS encoding thiamine phosphate synthase has translation MKTIVITPEVKVEGELETCNLLLQSDIERFHVRKPAATKDQIRAYIESLDSNYYHKISLHSHHELVDEFGLGGKHYRSDYQANGAQSQSKSFHHWDEIEMEKASLSYGFLSPIFESISKSQYKANFNHNRLNEALSTFKKFPIYALGGIDIKKMKQIQEMNFEGVALLGTIWMENSVQRRIDKAIDIINA, from the coding sequence TTGAAAACAATTGTCATTACACCGGAAGTCAAAGTAGAAGGCGAGCTTGAAACCTGTAACCTCTTGTTGCAAAGTGACATAGAACGTTTTCATGTAAGAAAACCTGCTGCAACAAAAGATCAAATCAGGGCTTATATTGAATCCTTGGATTCTAACTACTATCATAAAATAAGTCTACATAGTCATCATGAATTAGTAGATGAATTTGGATTAGGTGGCAAGCATTACAGAAGTGACTATCAAGCCAATGGCGCTCAAAGTCAGTCTAAATCCTTTCATCATTGGGATGAAATTGAGATGGAGAAAGCTTCGCTTTCCTATGGTTTTTTGAGTCCCATTTTCGAGAGTATTTCAAAGTCACAATACAAGGCCAATTTCAATCACAATCGATTGAATGAAGCTCTATCTACTTTCAAAAAATTCCCTATCTACGCTTTAGGCGGAATTGACATCAAGAAGATGAAACAGATTCAGGAAATGAACTTTGAAGGAGTGGCACTTTTGGGAACCATTTGGATGGAAAATTCAGTCCAAAGGAGAATTGATAAAGCAATAGATATAATCAATGCCTGA
- a CDS encoding thiazole synthase, with product MEHLTIAGKTFKSRLFTGTGKFKSNVDMKEALEASESELVTVALKRVDVKDQNDQIIKHLSHERINLLPNTSGVRNAKEAVFAAELAREALETNWVKLEIHPDPKYLMPDPIETLKATEELAKKGFVVMPYIHADPVLCKRLEDAGTSAVMPLGSPIGSNKGLKTIDFLEIIIEQAKVPVVVDAGIGAPSDAAKAMELGADACLVNTAIAVSPNPTQMAIAFKIAIEAGRMAFEAKLAKPVKNAVASSPLTAFLDA from the coding sequence ATGGAACATTTGACGATAGCGGGGAAGACTTTTAAGTCACGCTTGTTTACAGGTACGGGCAAATTCAAGAGCAATGTAGATATGAAAGAAGCTCTGGAGGCTTCCGAGTCTGAATTGGTCACAGTCGCACTCAAACGAGTGGATGTGAAAGACCAAAACGATCAGATCATCAAACACTTATCTCATGAACGTATTAACCTTTTGCCAAATACGTCTGGTGTTCGAAATGCCAAGGAAGCAGTGTTTGCGGCCGAACTGGCCAGAGAAGCTTTGGAAACCAACTGGGTCAAATTAGAAATCCACCCAGACCCAAAGTACCTCATGCCCGATCCCATCGAAACATTGAAGGCTACGGAGGAATTGGCAAAAAAAGGATTTGTGGTGATGCCTTATATCCATGCCGACCCTGTACTTTGCAAGAGACTCGAAGACGCTGGCACGTCTGCCGTCATGCCATTAGGGTCTCCTATTGGAAGCAACAAAGGATTGAAAACCATTGATTTTCTGGAAATTATCATAGAGCAAGCTAAAGTTCCTGTTGTGGTGGATGCTGGCATAGGTGCACCGTCCGATGCAGCCAAAGCCATGGAACTCGGTGCTGATGCTTGTTTGGTCAATACGGCCATTGCAGTATCACCAAACCCTACTCAAATGGCCATTGCTTTTAAAATCGCCATCGAAGCCGGACGCATGGCTTTTGAAGCCAAACTAGCCAAGCCGGTGAAAAATGCTGTGGCCAGCAGCCCTTTAACCGCTTTCCTTGATGCCTAA
- the thiS gene encoding sulfur carrier protein ThiS: MTIKLNDVTYEVDKEKSHLITLMKANNLFHESGIAVAINEEIIPRQTWEQYEVQDNDNILIITATQGG; this comes from the coding sequence ATGACCATCAAGTTAAATGACGTGACTTACGAAGTGGATAAAGAAAAAAGCCACCTCATCACTCTAATGAAAGCCAATAATCTGTTCCACGAAAGTGGAATAGCCGTGGCTATCAATGAAGAAATCATACCCAGGCAAACCTGGGAACAATACGAAGTACAAGACAACGACAATATTCTAATAATCACCGCCACTCAGGGCGGATAA
- a CDS encoding tetratricopeptide repeat protein, with product MKKSIIAITLFLTFSFSIRAQLDSLIAISDTIPTMEKKVDWMVGIAYDYYTIDPNLTEKMGLLALNLASENNYEFGIARSHHILGIAYWTQGLLEKGLKENLAAQEIYERLGEDRWLRIIIMNSANIYGNLNQHDKAIDKLKSVIELAEIEQDSQLLAWTYNNIGTEYRKLGDFDSALIYLKKDLPYIQALMDTVGLALVNNNIAVAYNSRGEYNEAIKHLALAREQLRLKESKKRLAEVYTNFASNYAELGQLEKDKAYLDSAQEIAADINAKRIEQEILLGLSDYYSRIEDHKASLDFYHKHIQIKDSISSAEVQKETEILQLKYEDEKKANQLAQLENQQIQDRFDYWLLFIISTAVLLLASLMIYTLRLRVKNARMTEKELQSQVEQKNKELTSYALNFIQKNELLNELTEKIAELKKQSDTRSIKELNQMNGIINNSFRIDHDWDNFKLMFEELHGDFFVRLKDRFPDLGNAELKLCALLRLNMNLKESSRILGISSDSVKTARYRIRKKFGLATEDNLVDFLIKFDSEGQHLAIA from the coding sequence ATGAAAAAGTCCATAATTGCTATTACCCTGTTTCTGACTTTTTCCTTTTCTATAAGAGCACAATTAGATTCACTTATCGCAATCTCAGATACTATTCCCACTATGGAGAAAAAAGTAGACTGGATGGTTGGCATTGCCTACGATTATTACACCATAGATCCGAATCTTACAGAAAAAATGGGATTGCTAGCATTGAATCTTGCCAGCGAAAACAACTATGAATTTGGTATTGCACGTTCACATCACATTTTGGGGATCGCCTATTGGACTCAAGGGCTATTAGAAAAGGGGCTCAAAGAGAATCTTGCAGCTCAAGAAATATATGAAAGACTTGGTGAAGATCGATGGCTGAGGATAATCATCATGAATTCAGCTAACATATATGGCAACCTCAACCAACACGATAAAGCCATCGATAAGCTAAAATCAGTTATTGAATTAGCTGAAATCGAACAAGACAGTCAACTGCTGGCTTGGACTTATAATAATATCGGAACTGAATATAGGAAGCTTGGAGATTTCGATTCGGCATTAATCTATCTTAAAAAAGACCTCCCCTATATACAAGCACTCATGGATACTGTGGGTCTGGCTTTGGTCAATAACAATATTGCAGTAGCCTATAATAGCAGAGGAGAATACAATGAAGCCATCAAACACCTGGCATTAGCTCGCGAACAGCTGAGGCTTAAAGAAAGCAAAAAAAGGCTGGCAGAAGTTTATACGAATTTCGCGTCCAACTATGCAGAATTGGGCCAATTAGAAAAGGACAAGGCTTACCTTGATTCTGCTCAAGAGATTGCAGCAGATATCAATGCAAAACGAATTGAACAAGAAATATTACTAGGACTTTCTGACTATTATTCGCGAATTGAGGACCACAAAGCGTCATTAGACTTCTATCATAAACACATTCAGATAAAGGACTCTATCAGTAGTGCAGAAGTGCAAAAAGAAACTGAAATTTTACAGCTGAAATACGAGGACGAAAAAAAAGCAAATCAGTTGGCTCAACTCGAAAATCAGCAAATTCAAGACCGATTCGATTATTGGCTTTTGTTCATCATCTCCACGGCAGTATTGCTTCTAGCTAGTCTAATGATTTACACTTTACGATTGAGAGTCAAAAATGCCAGAATGACTGAGAAAGAACTTCAGTCACAGGTTGAACAAAAAAACAAAGAACTTACCTCCTATGCGCTCAATTTCATTCAGAAGAATGAATTACTCAATGAACTCACTGAGAAAATAGCTGAACTCAAAAAGCAGTCAGATACTCGTTCTATCAAAGAACTCAACCAGATGAATGGGATCATCAATAACAGCTTTAGAATAGATCACGATTGGGATAATTTCAAATTAATGTTCGAAGAACTTCATGGAGACTTTTTTGTGAGGCTAAAGGATCGGTTTCCTGATTTGGGCAATGCTGAACTCAAGCTTTGTGCTTTGTTGAGATTAAACATGAACCTTAAAGAATCGTCTAGGATATTGGGCATTTCATCAGATAGTGTGAAAACAGCCCGATATAGAATAAGGAAAAAATTCGGTCTGGCAACTGAAGACAATCTGGTAGACTTTCTGATTAAATTCGACTCTGAAGGACAACATTTAGCTATAGCTTAG
- a CDS encoding thiamine phosphate synthase, with product MISRLHYISQETDDKSHIENIKEACQAGIDWVQLRVKDRELDEIEEMAFEAKTICKKYGAKLILNDHVEIAKAVRANGVHLGQHDMDPVEARAILGDKPYIGGTANTWEQVELLYESKVVDYIGLGPFKFTTTKENLSPELGIRGYSNILNNMIIQEIDVPIIAIGGIEMEDIFDLQMTGCHGIAVASLINNSFDKKETIEEIKLLLPDGTFDDSGEDF from the coding sequence ATGATAAGTAGACTGCACTACATTTCACAGGAGACCGACGACAAAAGTCACATCGAAAATATCAAAGAAGCCTGCCAGGCAGGCATTGACTGGGTTCAACTGAGAGTGAAGGATCGCGAACTGGATGAAATTGAAGAAATGGCCTTTGAGGCCAAAACCATTTGTAAAAAATATGGCGCCAAATTGATTTTGAATGATCATGTAGAAATAGCAAAAGCAGTAAGAGCCAACGGCGTACATCTCGGACAACACGATATGGATCCAGTGGAAGCCAGAGCCATATTGGGTGACAAACCCTATATAGGAGGCACGGCTAATACCTGGGAGCAAGTGGAATTGCTCTACGAATCCAAAGTAGTGGACTATATAGGCCTAGGCCCATTCAAATTCACGACTACCAAAGAAAACCTCAGCCCAGAATTGGGCATCAGAGGGTATTCCAACATCCTGAACAACATGATCATTCAGGAAATTGACGTGCCCATTATCGCCATTGGTGGTATAGAAATGGAAGATATCTTTGATCTACAAATGACTGGCTGCCACGGCATTGCGGTAGCCTCATTGATCAACAATTCTTTCGACAAAAAAGAAACAATAGAAGAAATTAAATTACTCCTTCCAGATGGAACATTTGACGATAGCGGGGAAGACTTTTAA